CGGGCTTCAGGATGTCCACGCTGGCCAGGGCCGCGTCCTCCACGTGGATATACTCGCGCAAAGCGTCTGGACTGCCGTAGTAGCGGATCACGCCCTCGGTCATGGCCTGGTGCACGAAGCGATGGATGGCGTTTCGCAGGTCGGCGCGCGGCCCGTAGAGCGAACCGTAGCGCAAGATAGTGTATTCCAGGCCGAAATTCTCGTTGTAGGTCTCGATGTACAGCTCGCTGGCCTGCTTGGAACAGCGGTAGAAGCCGCCCGAGGCGCTGTAGACATAGACCGTGGAGGCGTAGACGAAACGCTTCACGCCTTCCAGGCGGCAGGCTTCGAGCAGCACGACGTTGCCCAGGATATTGGCCTTGACCGTCTCCACGGGCAGTTCGTTGGCTTCGCCGATGTCCGCGATACCCGCGAAATTGAAGACCGCTTCCGCTCCCCTGACGGCCTCGCGCACCGCCGCCTCGTCCAGGATGTCGCCCAGGATCATGCGCTGGCCGGGCTTAAGCCAGCGCGAGGTCGCGCGGTCGAAGATCGTGACCTCGTGGCCCGCGTCCGACAGCTTGTCGCAGACGTGCGAGCCCAGAAATCCCGACCCGCCGAAAACCGTGACCCTCATGCCGCATCCTCCGTGTTCCCGCCGTTTCCGATGACGCAGGCGGCGTCCTGCATGGCGTACTCAGGCACGACCTCGGCCAGCACACGCTTGATGGCGCAGGCGTCGAAGCGGGCCGCGTGCAGGAGAAGCTCGTCCAGCCGCTGCCACAGCCAGGTCCGGTAGGCCTCGCGCGTGCCGTATCCGTGCCAATTGTTGTCGTTGCGAAGGAGCATGATCTTGTCGTGTTCGGTATGGACCACGTCCTCGCCTTCGGTAATGAGTTCCTCGTAGAGCTTCTCGCCCTCGC
The sequence above is a segment of the Alkalidesulfovibrio alkalitolerans DSM 16529 genome. Coding sequences within it:
- a CDS encoding NAD-dependent epimerase/dehydratase family protein; this translates as MRVTVFGGSGFLGSHVCDKLSDAGHEVTIFDRATSRWLKPGQRMILGDILDEAAVREAVRGAEAVFNFAGIADIGEANELPVETVKANILGNVVLLEACRLEGVKRFVYASTVYVYSASGGFYRCSKQASELYIETYNENFGLEYTILRYGSLYGPRADLRNAIHRFVHQAMTEGVIRYYGSPDALREYIHVEDAALASVDILKPEFANARVVLTGHQAMRVGDVMKMIGEILGGEVRFEFFSEKSSAHYEITPYSFSPRMGRKYAPPLHMDLGQGVLRVVEEMHRDIHPELQNRDGVLVRDDQGS